In the genome of Streptomyces sp. NBC_00190, one region contains:
- a CDS encoding SDR family oxidoreductase, with protein sequence MTDETRRGLPAPPPLGAAALPPGTYAGQVVLVTGGGTGLGKAIAAEFARLGADLVIASRRAGQLEAAREELAAVPGAGRVTAAVCDIRDPERVAEVFDASQAALGLPDVLVNNAAANFPSPAEELSPNAWRSVVDITLTGTWFMTREFGRRHLAAGTPGSIVNIGASYAWTGGPGFAHSAAAKAGVKNLVETLAVEWGPYGIQINGLVPGLFPHADMTDDIRGGLERAAPDSRDGRQPALRVGAPRELGWAATFLASPYARFVTGHTLVVDGANWQRRALVNPEVVPVREQLGRGPFDAGRQRPG encoded by the coding sequence ATGACGGACGAGACCCGGCGCGGCCTGCCCGCGCCACCGCCGCTCGGCGCCGCCGCCCTGCCTCCCGGTACGTACGCGGGGCAGGTGGTCCTCGTGACCGGCGGCGGCACCGGGCTGGGCAAGGCCATCGCCGCCGAGTTCGCGCGGCTCGGTGCCGATCTGGTGATCGCGAGCCGCCGTGCCGGGCAGCTGGAGGCGGCGCGGGAGGAGCTGGCGGCCGTGCCCGGCGCGGGCCGGGTGACGGCCGCCGTCTGCGACATCCGGGACCCCGAGCGCGTCGCGGAGGTGTTCGACGCGTCGCAGGCCGCGCTCGGGCTGCCGGACGTCCTGGTCAACAATGCGGCCGCCAACTTCCCCTCGCCGGCCGAGGAACTGTCCCCGAACGCGTGGCGGTCGGTGGTCGACATCACGCTGACCGGCACCTGGTTCATGACCCGCGAGTTCGGCCGCCGCCACCTGGCGGCGGGCACCCCCGGATCGATCGTGAACATCGGCGCCTCGTACGCCTGGACGGGCGGGCCGGGCTTCGCCCACAGCGCGGCCGCCAAGGCCGGCGTGAAGAACCTGGTGGAGACCCTCGCCGTCGAGTGGGGACCGTACGGCATCCAGATCAACGGGCTCGTCCCGGGGCTGTTCCCGCACGCCGACATGACCGACGACATCCGGGGCGGTCTGGAGCGGGCCGCGCCCGACTCCAGGGACGGGCGCCAGCCCGCCCTGCGGGTGGGCGCACCGCGCGAACTGGGCTGGGCGGCGACCTTCCTGGCCTCGCCGTACGCCCGGTTCGTCACCGGCCACACGCTGGTGGTCGACGGCGCGAACTGGCAGCGCCGGGCGCTGGTCAATCCCGAGGTCGTGCCGGTGCGGGAGCAGCTGGGGCGCGGGCCGTTCGACGCCGGACGTCAAAGGCCGGGCTAA
- a CDS encoding PIG-L deacetylase family protein produces the protein MTEQHDQPAPLQPMPTDWQRALAVVAHPDDLEYGCAAAIADWTDGGREVVYLLATRGEAGIDTIAPADCAPLREAEQRASAAVVGVSEVEFLDYRDGVVEYGLDLRRDIAAAIRRHRPELIVTLNHRDTWGGAEGGGYWNTPDHKAVGRAVLDAAADAGNRWIFPELLAEQGLEPWGGVRWVAVAGTSTPTHAADAGPGLERSVRSLLEHKAYIEVLTDQDPEEYVRTFLTDNVQRAASRFGGRPAVPFEVFPR, from the coding sequence ATGACCGAACAGCATGATCAGCCCGCCCCCTTGCAGCCCATGCCCACCGACTGGCAGCGAGCCCTCGCCGTCGTCGCGCACCCGGACGACCTGGAGTACGGCTGCGCGGCCGCGATCGCGGACTGGACCGACGGCGGCCGCGAGGTCGTCTACCTGCTCGCCACGCGCGGCGAGGCGGGCATCGACACCATCGCCCCCGCCGACTGCGCGCCGCTGCGCGAGGCGGAGCAGCGGGCGAGCGCGGCCGTCGTCGGAGTGTCCGAGGTGGAGTTCCTCGACTACCGGGACGGTGTCGTCGAGTACGGGCTCGACCTGCGCCGGGACATCGCGGCGGCCATCCGGCGCCACCGCCCCGAGCTGATCGTCACCCTGAACCACCGGGACACGTGGGGCGGCGCGGAGGGCGGCGGCTACTGGAACACCCCCGACCACAAGGCCGTCGGCCGGGCCGTCCTGGACGCGGCCGCGGACGCCGGCAACCGGTGGATCTTCCCCGAGCTCCTCGCCGAGCAGGGCCTGGAGCCGTGGGGCGGGGTGCGCTGGGTCGCGGTGGCCGGAACCAGCACGCCGACCCACGCGGCCGACGCCGGGCCGGGACTGGAGCGCTCGGTCAGGTCCCTGCTGGAGCACAAGGCGTACATCGAGGTGCTGACGGACCAGGATCCCGAGGAGTACGTGCGTACCTTCCTCACCGACAACGTCCAGCGGGCGGCGTCCCGGTTCGGCGGCCGTCCGGCGGTCCCGTTCGAGGTCTTCCCCCGCTGA
- a CDS encoding enoyl-CoA hydratase/isomerase family protein, translated as MSKGVQGRVIDTVATDIAEGEERIRLETADGIAVLTLCRPDRLNGWSWESTRQLGLLADRVRFDPSVRAVLLRAEGRAFCAGIDVTAPGGAITGGSAAERTRNTYEGIRWVHERFAVLSRLPQPVVAAVQGYCLGFGFELALMADIRVAAEDAVFALPEAQLGVAVDAGGDLRIAREAGAGWAKYLALTGRRIDAATAERLNLVQLVVPAAELDSAARTLTAEIAANAPLAVQGIKRAVDAYADAALPAALDRVAMTAALTLTSDDCREGYGAKAARRPPHFTGG; from the coding sequence ATGTCAAAGGGGGTGCAGGGCAGGGTGATCGACACCGTCGCCACGGACATCGCGGAGGGTGAGGAGCGGATCCGGCTGGAGACGGCGGACGGGATCGCGGTCCTCACCCTGTGCCGGCCGGACAGGCTCAACGGCTGGAGCTGGGAGTCCACCCGCCAGCTGGGCCTGCTGGCCGACCGCGTCCGCTTCGACCCCTCGGTGCGTGCGGTCCTGCTGCGCGCCGAGGGCCGGGCCTTCTGCGCGGGCATCGACGTGACCGCCCCCGGCGGCGCGATCACGGGCGGGTCCGCCGCGGAGCGGACCCGGAACACTTACGAGGGCATCCGCTGGGTCCACGAGCGGTTCGCGGTCCTCTCCCGCCTCCCGCAGCCGGTGGTGGCCGCCGTACAGGGCTACTGCCTCGGCTTCGGCTTCGAGCTGGCGCTGATGGCCGACATCCGGGTGGCGGCCGAGGACGCCGTCTTCGCCCTGCCGGAGGCGCAGCTGGGGGTGGCGGTGGACGCGGGCGGCGACCTGCGCATCGCCCGCGAGGCCGGCGCGGGCTGGGCGAAGTACCTGGCCCTGACCGGCCGGCGGATCGACGCGGCGACGGCAGAGCGCCTGAACCTGGTCCAACTGGTCGTCCCGGCCGCGGAACTGGATTCCGCCGCGCGCACCCTGACGGCGGAGATCGCCGCGAACGCCCCGCTCGCGGTCCAGGGCATCAAACGCGCGGTCGACGCCTACGCGGACGCGGCCCTACCCGCGGCCCTCGACCGCGTCGCGATGACGGCCGCCCTCACCCTCACCTCGGACGACTGCCGCGAGGGCTACGGGGCCAAGGCGGCCCGCCGCCCACCGCACTTCACCGGCGGCTAA